In Lutra lutra chromosome 13, mLutLut1.2, whole genome shotgun sequence, one genomic interval encodes:
- the GOLGA2 gene encoding golgin subfamily A member 2 isoform X3 produces MWPPLPSPLPGMSEETRQSKLAAAKKKLREYQQKNNPGTPAGVKKKRKIKNGSCSETTASHSCHSPEDIQDILKVLVSDLNRSNGVALPPLDKWQAPKDRATPAKPTIDDTVAPDGVPSPCASPLRVTSMASVQSHDAENGPFLTDENECLSSTESLRQLSQQLNGLVSESSSYVNGEGLSSANMKDLESRYQELSLALDSSNLTNKQLSNKIEELKKQNQESLDQLEKEKKEFEQKLAKEQGSLREQLQVHIQTIGILVSEKTELQTALAHTQQAARQKAGESEDLASRLQSSRQRIGELERTLSAVSTQQKQVERHNKDLTKERDALKLELYKNNKNTEDLKQQNSELEEKLRVLVNEKAGMKLKMEELQKKLEMSELLLQQFSSELKPHDSSQELQQALEERARLEARVGQLSDLLKQLQFERDCYVENLKEDSAYWQDKMRQMSEQMHKLRDEKEHSVCQVQELEASVAELKKQLVVPPAPEPPAGPSEEEQRLQMEAEQLQKELEILAGQLQAQVKDNEGLSRLNQEQEQRLLELERAAECWGDQAEERKRILETMQSDRTTISRALSQNRELKEQLAELQDGFVKLSNENMEVTTALQTEQHIKNELAKRLGQLQEKLGELKETVELKSQEAESLQQQRDQYVSHLQQYVAAYQQHVAAYQQLASDKELLQRQVLVQTQLMDRLQSEDIEVKVAAEKARQELEETQGRLEAATQQNQQLQAQLSLMAMPGEGDGLDGEEEDEAAARPKLSMPEGLDSREAMVAYLNSALAGAEEEKARLRGQLKQQKLHCQRLAHLVAPGQEQEAGDKAPGSGDDSVPVETHQALQEAMDKLQGRFTALIQEKVDLKERVDELEHRCIQLSGETDTIGEYIALYQSQRAVLKERHREKEEYISRLAQDKEEMKVKLLELQDLVLRLVDERDKWQGKYLAAAQNPAGEPAAATPARELGDADGQGDDIQEVNLANKESVAPPQGEALPGRSAPENPTAQQILQLLREMQNTQQRPGLGDNPCIPFFYRADDNDEVKIMVI; encoded by the exons ATGTggcccccccttccctccccccttcccggGATGTCGGAAGAAACCCGACAGAGCAAATTGGCAGCTGccaagaaaaag TTGAGGGAGTATCAGCAGAAGAATAATCCTGGTACTCCTGCAGGAGTAAAGAAAAAACGGAAGATCAAAAATGGGAGTTGCTCAGAAACAACAGCTTCTCATAGTTGTCACTCCCCTGAGGAT ATTCAGGACATCCTGAAGGTGCTGGTGTCCGACCTTAACCGCTCCAATGGGGTAGCACTCCCCCCATTGGACAAGTGGCAG GCGCCCAAAGACCGCGCCACTCCTGCCAAACCAACTATTGATGACACCGTGGCACCTGATGGTGTCCCTTCGCCTTGTGCTAGTCCCCTTCGTGTTACTAGCATGGCGTCAGTTCAG AGTCACGATGCAGAAAATGGCCCTTTCCTTACGGATGAAAACGA ATGTCTGTCATCTACCGAGAGCCTGCGACAACTTTCTCAGCAGCTCAATGGTCTTGTGTCTGAG TCTTCATCCTACGTCAATGGAGAGGGCCTGTCATCTGCTAATATGAAGGATCTGGAG AGCCGGTACCAAGAGCTATCACTAGCCCTGGACTCCAGCAatctaacaaacaaacaactcaGTAACAAGATAGAAGAATTG AAGAAGCAAAACCAGGAATCTTTGGACCAACTGGAAAAA GAGAAGAAGGAGTTTGAGCAGAAGCTTGCCAAGGAGCAGGGCTCCCTAAGGGAGCAACTGCAG GTTCATATCCAGACCATAGGAATTCTGGTGTCTGAGAAGACTGAGTTACAGACAGCCTTGGCGCATACCCAGCAGGCAGCCAGGCAAAAAGCAG GAGAATCTGAAGATCTTGCTAGTCGTCTGCAGTCTTCCCGCCAGCGCATCGGAGAACTGGAGCGCACCCTGTCTGCCGTCTCCACGCAGCAGAAACAGGTGGAGAGG CACAACAAGGACCTAACCAAAGAGCGAGATGCCCTGAAGCTGGAGTTATACAAGAACAA CAAAAACACCGAGGACCTGAAGCAGCAGAACTCGGAACTGGAAGAGAAGCTTCGGGTGTTGGTGAACGAGAAGGCGGGCATGAAGCTCAAGATGGAGGAGCTGCAGAAAAAGCTGGAGATGTCAGAGCTTCTGCTGCAGCAG TTTTCTAGTGAATTGAAACCCCACGATAGCAGCCAGGAGTTACAGCAGGCCCTAGAGGAACGGGCACGCCTGGAGGCCCGTGTGGGGCAG cTGAGCGATTTACTGAAGCAACTGCAATTTGAAAGAGACTGTTATGTGGAGAATCTGAAGGAGGACAGTGCTTACTGGCAAGACAAAATGCGGCAAATGTCCGAACAG ATGCACAAACTGAGGGACGAGAAGGAGCATAGTGTGTGTCAGGTGCAGGAACTGGAGGCCAGCGTGGCCGAACTGAAGAAGCAGCTGG tggtgcctccagccccagagcccccagctgGGCCCTCGGAGGAGGAGCAGCGGCTGCAAATGGAGGCGGAGCAACTACAGAAGGAACTGGAGATCCTGGCCGGGCAGCTGCAAGCCCAGGTGAAGGACAACGAAGGTCTGAGTCGCCTGAACCAGGAGCAGGAGCAGCGGCTGCTGGAGCTGGAGCGCGCCGCCGAGTGCTGGGGGGACCAGGCTGAGGAGCGCAAGAGGATCCTGGAGACCATGCAGAGCGACCGCACCACCATCAGCCGTGCGCTGTCCCAGAACCGCGAGCTCAAGGAGCAGCTGGCTGAGCTGCAGGACGGCTTCGTCAAGCTG TCCAATGAGAACATGGAGGTTACCACTGCGCTGCAGACAGAACAGCACATCAAGAATGAGCTGGCCAAGAGACTGGGCCAGCTGCAGGAGAAGCTGGGGGAGCTGAAGGAGACA GTGGAGCTGAAGAGCCAGGAGGCCGAGAGCCTGCAGCAGCAGCGCGACCAGTATGTGAGCCACCTGCAGCAGTATGTGGCGGCCTATCAGCAGCACGTGGCTGCCTACCAGCAACTGGCTTCGGACAAGGAGCTCCTGCAGAGGCAGGTCCTGGTGCAGACCCAGCTCATGGACCGGCTGCAGAGCGAGGATATTGAGGTCAAGGTGGCGGCCGAGAAGGCCCGCCAAGAGTTAGAGGAGACCCAG GGACGCCTGGAAGCTGCCACCCAGCAGAACCAGCAGCTCCAGGCCCAGCTGAGCCTCATGGCTATGCCTGGAGAAG GAGACGGACTGGACGGTGAGGAGGAGGACGAGGCGGCTGCCCGTCCGAAGCTGAGCATGCCAGAGGGCCTGGATAGCCGAGAGGCCATG GTGGCATATTTGAACTCGGCCTTAGCCGGTGCTGAGGAAGAGAAGGCCCGGCTGCGTGGGCAGCTGAAGCAACAAAAGCTGCATTGTCAGCGCCTGGCTCACCTGGTGGCCCCCGGCCAAGAGCAGGAGGCAGGTGACAAGGCCCCCGGGAGCGGGGATGACAGTGTGCCTGTGGAGACCCACCAGGCCCTCCAGGAGGCAATGGACAAGCTGCAG GGCCGCTTCACGGCCCTCATACAGGAGAAGGTGGATCTGAAGGAGCGGGTGGATGAGCTGGAGCATCGGTGCATCCAGCTTTCTGGAGAGACGGACACTATTG GAGAGTATATTGCCCTCTACCAGAGTCAGAGGGCCGTGCTCAAGGAGCGGCACCGGGAGAAGGAGGAGTACATTAGCCGGCTGGCTCAGGACAAGGAGGAAATGAAG gtGAAGCTGCTGGAGCTGCAGGACTTGGTGCTTCGCCTAGTCGACGAGCGTGACAAATGGCAGGGCAAGTACCTGGCCGCTGCCCAGAACCctgctggggagcctgctgcggCAACCCCAGCCCGAGAGCTTGGCGATGCCGATGGCCAGGGCGATG ATATTCAAGAGGTGAACCTGGCCAACAAGGAGAGTGTGGCACCTCCCCAGGGAGAGGCCCTGCCGGGCCGCAGTGCCCCCGAGAACCCTACTGCACAGCAGATCTTACAGCTGCTGCGAGAGATGCAGAACACCCAGCAGCGCCCAGGCTTGGGCGACAACCCCTGCATCCCTTTCTTCTACCGGGCTGATGACAACGACGAGGTGAAGATCATGGTGATCTAA
- the GOLGA2 gene encoding golgin subfamily A member 2 isoform X7 codes for MWPPLPSPLPGMSEETRQSKLAAAKKKLREYQQKNNPGTPAGVKKKRKIKNGSCSETTASHSCHSPEDIQDILKVLVSDLNRSNGVALPPLDKWQAPKDRATPAKPTIDDTVAPDGVPSPCASPLRVTSMASVQSHDAENGPFLTDENECLSSTESLRQLSQQLNGLVSESSSYVNGEGLSSANMKDLEKKQNQESLDQLEKEKKEFEQKLAKEQGSLREQLQVHIQTIGILVSEKTELQTALAHTQQAARQKAGESEDLASRLQSSRQRIGELERTLSAVSTQQKQVERHNKDLTKERDALKLELYKNNKNTEDLKQQNSELEEKLRVLVNEKAGMKLKMEELQKKLEMSELLLQQFSSELKPHDSSQELQQALEERARLEARVGQLSDLLKQLQFERDCYVENLKEDSAYWQDKMRQMSEQMHKLRDEKEHSVCQVQELEASVAELKKQLVVPPAPEPPAGPSEEEQRLQMEAEQLQKELEILAGQLQAQVKDNEGLSRLNQEQEQRLLELERAAECWGDQAEERKRILETMQSDRTTISRALSQNRELKEQLAELQDGFVKLSNENMEVTTALQTEQHIKNELAKRLGQLQEKLGELKETVELKSQEAESLQQQRDQYVSHLQQYVAAYQQHVAAYQQLASDKELLQRQVLVQTQLMDRLQSEDIEVKVAAEKARQELEETQGRLEAATQQNQQLQAQLSLMAMPGEGDGLDGEEEDEAAARPKLSMPEGLDSREAMVAYLNSALAGAEEEKARLRGQLKQQKLHCQRLAHLVAPGQEQEAGDKAPGSGDDSVPVETHQALQEAMDKLQGRFTALIQEKVDLKERVDELEHRCIQLSGETDTIGEYIALYQSQRAVLKERHREKEEYISRLAQDKEEMKVKLLELQDLVLRLVDERDKWQGKYLAAAQNPAGEPAAATPARELGDADGQGDGQGDIQEVNLANKESVAPPQGEALPGRSAPENPTAQQILQLLREMQNTQQRPGLGDNPCIPFFYRADDNDEVKIMVI; via the exons ATGTggcccccccttccctccccccttcccggGATGTCGGAAGAAACCCGACAGAGCAAATTGGCAGCTGccaagaaaaag TTGAGGGAGTATCAGCAGAAGAATAATCCTGGTACTCCTGCAGGAGTAAAGAAAAAACGGAAGATCAAAAATGGGAGTTGCTCAGAAACAACAGCTTCTCATAGTTGTCACTCCCCTGAGGAT ATTCAGGACATCCTGAAGGTGCTGGTGTCCGACCTTAACCGCTCCAATGGGGTAGCACTCCCCCCATTGGACAAGTGGCAG GCGCCCAAAGACCGCGCCACTCCTGCCAAACCAACTATTGATGACACCGTGGCACCTGATGGTGTCCCTTCGCCTTGTGCTAGTCCCCTTCGTGTTACTAGCATGGCGTCAGTTCAG AGTCACGATGCAGAAAATGGCCCTTTCCTTACGGATGAAAACGA ATGTCTGTCATCTACCGAGAGCCTGCGACAACTTTCTCAGCAGCTCAATGGTCTTGTGTCTGAG TCTTCATCCTACGTCAATGGAGAGGGCCTGTCATCTGCTAATATGAAGGATCTGGAG AAGAAGCAAAACCAGGAATCTTTGGACCAACTGGAAAAA GAGAAGAAGGAGTTTGAGCAGAAGCTTGCCAAGGAGCAGGGCTCCCTAAGGGAGCAACTGCAG GTTCATATCCAGACCATAGGAATTCTGGTGTCTGAGAAGACTGAGTTACAGACAGCCTTGGCGCATACCCAGCAGGCAGCCAGGCAAAAAGCAG GAGAATCTGAAGATCTTGCTAGTCGTCTGCAGTCTTCCCGCCAGCGCATCGGAGAACTGGAGCGCACCCTGTCTGCCGTCTCCACGCAGCAGAAACAGGTGGAGAGG CACAACAAGGACCTAACCAAAGAGCGAGATGCCCTGAAGCTGGAGTTATACAAGAACAA CAAAAACACCGAGGACCTGAAGCAGCAGAACTCGGAACTGGAAGAGAAGCTTCGGGTGTTGGTGAACGAGAAGGCGGGCATGAAGCTCAAGATGGAGGAGCTGCAGAAAAAGCTGGAGATGTCAGAGCTTCTGCTGCAGCAG TTTTCTAGTGAATTGAAACCCCACGATAGCAGCCAGGAGTTACAGCAGGCCCTAGAGGAACGGGCACGCCTGGAGGCCCGTGTGGGGCAG cTGAGCGATTTACTGAAGCAACTGCAATTTGAAAGAGACTGTTATGTGGAGAATCTGAAGGAGGACAGTGCTTACTGGCAAGACAAAATGCGGCAAATGTCCGAACAG ATGCACAAACTGAGGGACGAGAAGGAGCATAGTGTGTGTCAGGTGCAGGAACTGGAGGCCAGCGTGGCCGAACTGAAGAAGCAGCTGG tggtgcctccagccccagagcccccagctgGGCCCTCGGAGGAGGAGCAGCGGCTGCAAATGGAGGCGGAGCAACTACAGAAGGAACTGGAGATCCTGGCCGGGCAGCTGCAAGCCCAGGTGAAGGACAACGAAGGTCTGAGTCGCCTGAACCAGGAGCAGGAGCAGCGGCTGCTGGAGCTGGAGCGCGCCGCCGAGTGCTGGGGGGACCAGGCTGAGGAGCGCAAGAGGATCCTGGAGACCATGCAGAGCGACCGCACCACCATCAGCCGTGCGCTGTCCCAGAACCGCGAGCTCAAGGAGCAGCTGGCTGAGCTGCAGGACGGCTTCGTCAAGCTG TCCAATGAGAACATGGAGGTTACCACTGCGCTGCAGACAGAACAGCACATCAAGAATGAGCTGGCCAAGAGACTGGGCCAGCTGCAGGAGAAGCTGGGGGAGCTGAAGGAGACA GTGGAGCTGAAGAGCCAGGAGGCCGAGAGCCTGCAGCAGCAGCGCGACCAGTATGTGAGCCACCTGCAGCAGTATGTGGCGGCCTATCAGCAGCACGTGGCTGCCTACCAGCAACTGGCTTCGGACAAGGAGCTCCTGCAGAGGCAGGTCCTGGTGCAGACCCAGCTCATGGACCGGCTGCAGAGCGAGGATATTGAGGTCAAGGTGGCGGCCGAGAAGGCCCGCCAAGAGTTAGAGGAGACCCAG GGACGCCTGGAAGCTGCCACCCAGCAGAACCAGCAGCTCCAGGCCCAGCTGAGCCTCATGGCTATGCCTGGAGAAG GAGACGGACTGGACGGTGAGGAGGAGGACGAGGCGGCTGCCCGTCCGAAGCTGAGCATGCCAGAGGGCCTGGATAGCCGAGAGGCCATG GTGGCATATTTGAACTCGGCCTTAGCCGGTGCTGAGGAAGAGAAGGCCCGGCTGCGTGGGCAGCTGAAGCAACAAAAGCTGCATTGTCAGCGCCTGGCTCACCTGGTGGCCCCCGGCCAAGAGCAGGAGGCAGGTGACAAGGCCCCCGGGAGCGGGGATGACAGTGTGCCTGTGGAGACCCACCAGGCCCTCCAGGAGGCAATGGACAAGCTGCAG GGCCGCTTCACGGCCCTCATACAGGAGAAGGTGGATCTGAAGGAGCGGGTGGATGAGCTGGAGCATCGGTGCATCCAGCTTTCTGGAGAGACGGACACTATTG GAGAGTATATTGCCCTCTACCAGAGTCAGAGGGCCGTGCTCAAGGAGCGGCACCGGGAGAAGGAGGAGTACATTAGCCGGCTGGCTCAGGACAAGGAGGAAATGAAG gtGAAGCTGCTGGAGCTGCAGGACTTGGTGCTTCGCCTAGTCGACGAGCGTGACAAATGGCAGGGCAAGTACCTGGCCGCTGCCCAGAACCctgctggggagcctgctgcggCAACCCCAGCCCGAGAGCTTGGCGATGCCGATGGCCAGGGCGATGGCCAGGGCG ATATTCAAGAGGTGAACCTGGCCAACAAGGAGAGTGTGGCACCTCCCCAGGGAGAGGCCCTGCCGGGCCGCAGTGCCCCCGAGAACCCTACTGCACAGCAGATCTTACAGCTGCTGCGAGAGATGCAGAACACCCAGCAGCGCCCAGGCTTGGGCGACAACCCCTGCATCCCTTTCTTCTACCGGGCTGATGACAACGACGAGGTGAAGATCATGGTGATCTAA
- the GOLGA2 gene encoding golgin subfamily A member 2 isoform X2, with protein MWPPLPSPLPGMSEETRQSKLAAAKKKLREYQQKNNPGTPAGVKKKRKIKNGSCSETTASHSCHSPEDIQDILKVLVSDLNRSNGVALPPLDKWQAPKDRATPAKPTIDDTVAPDGVPSPCASPLRVTSMASVQSHDAENGPFLTDENECLSSTESLRQLSQQLNGLVSESSSYVNGEGLSSANMKDLESRYQELSLALDSSNLTNKQLSNKIEELVRQNQESLDQLEKEKKEFEQKLAKEQGSLREQLQVHIQTIGILVSEKTELQTALAHTQQAARQKAGESEDLASRLQSSRQRIGELERTLSAVSTQQKQVERHNKDLTKERDALKLELYKNNKNTEDLKQQNSELEEKLRVLVNEKAGMKLKMEELQKKLEMSELLLQQFSSELKPHDSSQELQQALEERARLEARVGQLSDLLKQLQFERDCYVENLKEDSAYWQDKMRQMSEQMHKLRDEKEHSVCQVQELEASVAELKKQLVVPPAPEPPAGPSEEEQRLQMEAEQLQKELEILAGQLQAQVKDNEGLSRLNQEQEQRLLELERAAECWGDQAEERKRILETMQSDRTTISRALSQNRELKEQLAELQDGFVKLSNENMEVTTALQTEQHIKNELAKRLGQLQEKLGELKETVELKSQEAESLQQQRDQYVSHLQQYVAAYQQHVAAYQQLASDKELLQRQVLVQTQLMDRLQSEDIEVKVAAEKARQELEETQGRLEAATQQNQQLQAQLSLMAMPGEGDGLDGEEEDEAAARPKLSMPEGLDSREAMVAYLNSALAGAEEEKARLRGQLKQQKLHCQRLAHLVAPGQEQEAGDKAPGSGDDSVPVETHQALQEAMDKLQGRFTALIQEKVDLKERVDELEHRCIQLSGETDTIGEYIALYQSQRAVLKERHREKEEYISRLAQDKEEMKVKLLELQDLVLRLVDERDKWQGKYLAAAQNPAGEPAAATPARELGDADGQGDGQGDIQEVNLANKESVAPPQGEALPGRSAPENPTAQQILQLLREMQNTQQRPGLGDNPCIPFFYRADDNDEVKIMVI; from the exons ATGTggcccccccttccctccccccttcccggGATGTCGGAAGAAACCCGACAGAGCAAATTGGCAGCTGccaagaaaaag TTGAGGGAGTATCAGCAGAAGAATAATCCTGGTACTCCTGCAGGAGTAAAGAAAAAACGGAAGATCAAAAATGGGAGTTGCTCAGAAACAACAGCTTCTCATAGTTGTCACTCCCCTGAGGAT ATTCAGGACATCCTGAAGGTGCTGGTGTCCGACCTTAACCGCTCCAATGGGGTAGCACTCCCCCCATTGGACAAGTGGCAG GCGCCCAAAGACCGCGCCACTCCTGCCAAACCAACTATTGATGACACCGTGGCACCTGATGGTGTCCCTTCGCCTTGTGCTAGTCCCCTTCGTGTTACTAGCATGGCGTCAGTTCAG AGTCACGATGCAGAAAATGGCCCTTTCCTTACGGATGAAAACGA ATGTCTGTCATCTACCGAGAGCCTGCGACAACTTTCTCAGCAGCTCAATGGTCTTGTGTCTGAG TCTTCATCCTACGTCAATGGAGAGGGCCTGTCATCTGCTAATATGAAGGATCTGGAG AGCCGGTACCAAGAGCTATCACTAGCCCTGGACTCCAGCAatctaacaaacaaacaactcaGTAACAAGATAGAAGAATTGGTAAGA CAAAACCAGGAATCTTTGGACCAACTGGAAAAA GAGAAGAAGGAGTTTGAGCAGAAGCTTGCCAAGGAGCAGGGCTCCCTAAGGGAGCAACTGCAG GTTCATATCCAGACCATAGGAATTCTGGTGTCTGAGAAGACTGAGTTACAGACAGCCTTGGCGCATACCCAGCAGGCAGCCAGGCAAAAAGCAG GAGAATCTGAAGATCTTGCTAGTCGTCTGCAGTCTTCCCGCCAGCGCATCGGAGAACTGGAGCGCACCCTGTCTGCCGTCTCCACGCAGCAGAAACAGGTGGAGAGG CACAACAAGGACCTAACCAAAGAGCGAGATGCCCTGAAGCTGGAGTTATACAAGAACAA CAAAAACACCGAGGACCTGAAGCAGCAGAACTCGGAACTGGAAGAGAAGCTTCGGGTGTTGGTGAACGAGAAGGCGGGCATGAAGCTCAAGATGGAGGAGCTGCAGAAAAAGCTGGAGATGTCAGAGCTTCTGCTGCAGCAG TTTTCTAGTGAATTGAAACCCCACGATAGCAGCCAGGAGTTACAGCAGGCCCTAGAGGAACGGGCACGCCTGGAGGCCCGTGTGGGGCAG cTGAGCGATTTACTGAAGCAACTGCAATTTGAAAGAGACTGTTATGTGGAGAATCTGAAGGAGGACAGTGCTTACTGGCAAGACAAAATGCGGCAAATGTCCGAACAG ATGCACAAACTGAGGGACGAGAAGGAGCATAGTGTGTGTCAGGTGCAGGAACTGGAGGCCAGCGTGGCCGAACTGAAGAAGCAGCTGG tggtgcctccagccccagagcccccagctgGGCCCTCGGAGGAGGAGCAGCGGCTGCAAATGGAGGCGGAGCAACTACAGAAGGAACTGGAGATCCTGGCCGGGCAGCTGCAAGCCCAGGTGAAGGACAACGAAGGTCTGAGTCGCCTGAACCAGGAGCAGGAGCAGCGGCTGCTGGAGCTGGAGCGCGCCGCCGAGTGCTGGGGGGACCAGGCTGAGGAGCGCAAGAGGATCCTGGAGACCATGCAGAGCGACCGCACCACCATCAGCCGTGCGCTGTCCCAGAACCGCGAGCTCAAGGAGCAGCTGGCTGAGCTGCAGGACGGCTTCGTCAAGCTG TCCAATGAGAACATGGAGGTTACCACTGCGCTGCAGACAGAACAGCACATCAAGAATGAGCTGGCCAAGAGACTGGGCCAGCTGCAGGAGAAGCTGGGGGAGCTGAAGGAGACA GTGGAGCTGAAGAGCCAGGAGGCCGAGAGCCTGCAGCAGCAGCGCGACCAGTATGTGAGCCACCTGCAGCAGTATGTGGCGGCCTATCAGCAGCACGTGGCTGCCTACCAGCAACTGGCTTCGGACAAGGAGCTCCTGCAGAGGCAGGTCCTGGTGCAGACCCAGCTCATGGACCGGCTGCAGAGCGAGGATATTGAGGTCAAGGTGGCGGCCGAGAAGGCCCGCCAAGAGTTAGAGGAGACCCAG GGACGCCTGGAAGCTGCCACCCAGCAGAACCAGCAGCTCCAGGCCCAGCTGAGCCTCATGGCTATGCCTGGAGAAG GAGACGGACTGGACGGTGAGGAGGAGGACGAGGCGGCTGCCCGTCCGAAGCTGAGCATGCCAGAGGGCCTGGATAGCCGAGAGGCCATG GTGGCATATTTGAACTCGGCCTTAGCCGGTGCTGAGGAAGAGAAGGCCCGGCTGCGTGGGCAGCTGAAGCAACAAAAGCTGCATTGTCAGCGCCTGGCTCACCTGGTGGCCCCCGGCCAAGAGCAGGAGGCAGGTGACAAGGCCCCCGGGAGCGGGGATGACAGTGTGCCTGTGGAGACCCACCAGGCCCTCCAGGAGGCAATGGACAAGCTGCAG GGCCGCTTCACGGCCCTCATACAGGAGAAGGTGGATCTGAAGGAGCGGGTGGATGAGCTGGAGCATCGGTGCATCCAGCTTTCTGGAGAGACGGACACTATTG GAGAGTATATTGCCCTCTACCAGAGTCAGAGGGCCGTGCTCAAGGAGCGGCACCGGGAGAAGGAGGAGTACATTAGCCGGCTGGCTCAGGACAAGGAGGAAATGAAG gtGAAGCTGCTGGAGCTGCAGGACTTGGTGCTTCGCCTAGTCGACGAGCGTGACAAATGGCAGGGCAAGTACCTGGCCGCTGCCCAGAACCctgctggggagcctgctgcggCAACCCCAGCCCGAGAGCTTGGCGATGCCGATGGCCAGGGCGATGGCCAGGGCG ATATTCAAGAGGTGAACCTGGCCAACAAGGAGAGTGTGGCACCTCCCCAGGGAGAGGCCCTGCCGGGCCGCAGTGCCCCCGAGAACCCTACTGCACAGCAGATCTTACAGCTGCTGCGAGAGATGCAGAACACCCAGCAGCGCCCAGGCTTGGGCGACAACCCCTGCATCCCTTTCTTCTACCGGGCTGATGACAACGACGAGGTGAAGATCATGGTGATCTAA